From Falco naumanni isolate bFalNau1 chromosome 4, bFalNau1.pat, whole genome shotgun sequence:
CACGGTAATGGCCGCCTGGGGCCTCGcaccgggggttgggggagcgggcggcggctTGGCGCCTCGCCGCCTCGCGGCGGGGCTGAGGAAACGCGAGGGCGGGCGGCCCGTCCCCTCAGCGCTGTGGGagcccccaggctgggggcGCCGGGCCCGCTTCCCCTACGCTTCGGCCCTTCTCTGGTGGTGGGGCCCGGTGGGGCGGCCCGCGCCGCTCAGAGCTGGGCCCGGCGCTGAGCGCGGGGAGGCCGGGGCGgcccgggcagggggagcaggccgaggtggagctgctggagcgTCGTGGTTTCCCGGAGCCGCTCAGCCGTGGGTTTAGTCCCTACCCGAGCCCGTGGGGCTTGGCCTTCAGCACTGTAGTAACATCTGCTTCTCCCTGTGTTTCAGTGGCAGGACCACGTTCCGGTGTGCCGGGCAAGCTTAAACCATCGGCTTTGTAAGTACGGGAAGATTTGCTTCTCCTTAATGGGTCCTTTCTTAAAGCCTTTCATGTCTTAAAGAAACATGCACGGGTTCTGGAGCTGGTTCACTCGGTTTACAATTGTAAACTACATGTATCAATGGGCATAGGATGGTGTCATTTGTAGGATATGACAAGTGGTGTCTATTGGCAGGATTTGgtagcagggagctgcagaacaTGCAAGCCCACAGCagtgtattttgtttgtttgtaacaGTGTTTTCTACACTTACGTATTCCGTAAAGCCACCTTATGTTGCACGGCTATAGAAAGATACTCTATTAGAACTTAAATATTGGAGAATGTGTGCAGACTATTAGTCCAGTGATCTCAAAGGTAAAGCAATATATAACGATAATAATGTCTTCAGTTCAAgttctacatttctttttaaaaaagcgaGACAAAAATGGACTAAATGTTGGGTaactcttcccttcttcttcaGAGCACGctggaattttccttttctacttgAAACACAGTCATGACAGATCAAGAGTATGTTCTTTGCATGTGGAAGGAGCATTTATGGCCAGCAAAGGTAAATCTTCAAATGAGGAAAGGTTTCTGGATATAAATTAATACTGGGTCAACGGCGTAGTAAGTAAGTGTTCCCAGTAAACAcatatatacttttaaaaagagctACTCTGTAGAGATCCTAATGCTGCACTCAGGTGCCATGGAATATCAGTCTGTTCTGTGCTGCTCATactaaaactatttttatctCAGATCTGTCCTATATTCTAAGAGATTTGTTCAAggattttaaatgcatatttttcccTTGAATGTAGGTTTTGTGCAAAACTGGAGTTGCTGGGAAAGCATCTGTTACTAATGCAAAGGAGACTTTTAAAGTTGAAATAGTTGGCTTGGCAGAACAGTTAAGTATCCTTGTTACTGGTGTATGTTTGCACTCttagacatttaaaaaagaaaaagtaatctgTTTATCCAAAGATACCTGTGAAATGAAATCATTGATTTACAGAAGCATCAGGTAGCTAACCCACAACCCATTGCTTCTTTAGAGCTGGTCATAGAACTGTCTTGTGGAACATCTATAAATAACATGCTTATCTTGGAATGCTCAGGCATTCTTCatgtgggtgggtttttttttctttttcttctgttaacaaatacaggttttgtggggggaaaaaaaaagtactgcaaaTTTCTTGCCACATGAAGGCAGTGTCGTGCTGTTAGTGGGGTTTAATAGTGTGATGTTTTCAGTCTGTGTTCTTGTATTTTCAGGATTAGTGTGAACTGTGCAGATGCTGTACCGCTGAAGAAAGAATGTATAGAAAACATCGCCTCTAACTTAAGTGAGATGTCAAACCATTTGCTGCCTTGTTTATATTCTCAGTGTAAAATACACACAAGTAGTTAGCCTGGTGGGCAGTAGTTATATATTGCACTTATGTATTTATGAAGGGGgtgttttttgcatttcttttcccctcttgcCATTCAGTTCATAAAGTTTGAAAATAGACTAAATGGGATCACAGCTacttttgctcttcctttatGTAATGTGTTGGAAGGAATGGAGAAACTTGTATTTCCATGAAAACAGGGCATTGGAAGATTGTGCTTTGTGTGTCCCTATATATTTTGTCTAAGAATCATGGATGATTGAAGTGTTAAGTTGCATCTTAAATAAAAGATGcacttatttctttcttatataCAAGTAAAGGTCATTGCATTTATTGCATGTTCTTCTTCATCAGATCAAAACAATAATTCAAGCGACGCTGTCAAAGAACTGACATATCGCCGTTCTCTTAAAATTGCCCTGGATATTTTGAATCAAAATGACTCAGCCAGACAAGTACCACCTTCAGAAGAAGGACCGAATACTCAGTTATCCCAGGAGAACAATGCAGAATTTCTCTCATCTACCCACTTACGTAGCTGTCGATCGCTTTTTCACTCTAAAGACAAGCCAAAGCCTAAGGCTTCTGGAATGAcgaaaagggaacaaaaaaataaccccagCCTGAAGACTGATACAAAAGAACAAACCCAGAAAGGTTCTGTCATTTTGGAGAACGCTAAAGCACATGAAAGTGGAACAGACCCTTCCAGATGTGGTGCTGGGGACTTGAACAATACATCAAAGTCACATAGTCAAAATTGCAAAATATCAGAATCACTaccaggacagaaaaaaaccaaacccagctcATTGAAAAAGTCCAAAACAAGTAATGAAGTCTCCCTTGTgccaaaggaggaaaaaagtaagcaaggaagaaaaggacGAAGAGGTGCAGGATCACCCATATCGTGTAGGAATGATTTCCCCGAGGATCAAGGACAGCTGCTTGCTGAGGAAGGGTCTCTGCTGTCTGTCCCCTGCACATCTGGCACAGTGGTACCTGTCAGCAGGGCAAACAGCAGAGGGGACCCTAGGAGGACATTACTGGATTCCTCTTGTAAAAGTGCCTTGGATGATTATGAAAAAAGCATCAATAGCGAGAGTGAAAGTCTAGCAAAGCCATTAAATAGAAGTGAAAAGCCAGTGAGTTTAAAATGGAATGATGGAGATCAGCAGATCAGTGCAACTGTGTCCTCGTACAGAAAAACGAATTGCCCTGGGTCTTCGAGCCGTGGGATGTGTTCTGAGAGCTTCCCCTCTCTGTgtaaggaggaggaaaagaaaactttataCATGGTTATGAATAAAGTGAAGCAGTTTCAGCTGCCTGACTTTGAGGAAGATGAAGGTGGGCAGATcactgggggaagggaaaacaTCATCCCATCTGATAGTCGAGCGCTCTTGCTCATCTTGGACTGTTGCATTGCTTTTGTGAATATTTCcttttggtttaggttttggaGAACTTAAAAATGCAATCGCTTTAGTCCTGGCTAAAGGTTAGTGTGGCTTTTAGGTTGTCCAGGGTTTTGCATTGAAAAACTGTAATTAACAGTAATCGTTACCCTTTGCTAGAGGACCTGCTAATTTTACacttaggtttttttctgtgctgctgtctggTTAGTGTTGAGATGAAATGATGTTATGTAAAGGAACAGGCTGGTACAGAGTTCTGAAACAAGCCCGTTCttgttcctttccctttttaattcAGATAATTAAGCTTTTACCTAGGCAAAGAATTGAGAGTGTGTATGGTGTGACTGATCCTTGCGTTACAGTGACTCATGCTGCTGTGGAATCACTTCCACAGTTGTGTGTTTCGCCTGGTCTGAAGCTGATACTTACCATCCCACCCTTACGAACGCTGGTGCTTGTTGCTGTTCACAGTGATGGAATCGTCTGACCTGCCCTCAGAGGCACTTCCCTCAGAGAGTCTGTTTTGTCTCTCGGCTCTGGTtgatgaagaggaggatgaTGAGGAACTTCCTAGTGTTTTATCACATCAAGGTGAGATTTACACATCGGTGTACTTATGTGAGACTTCTTTACCCAAGATTGGTGTGCTCTTTCAGGGGGGTGTGTGCTTCTAGTTTGCTGATGAGCTATGGTAAAGAGTCCTGACCTTTCTAGAAAGTGAATCCAACTTTGTTCAGGCTTGgaataaaatgcatttcctgGATGCCCcaaaaaggctttttgaaacagaatgGAATGCACATTGTTGTGAAACTGGGCAAGGCCCTAGGGTTGACATTTCTGAGTTCCATTGTTCAGAGCTacctgtgctgtgttttggggggtGTGGAGGTGGGCGTTCTGTCACCTTACTTGAAACCTGTAAAAGTATTGAAGTGAAACTCCTAGAAGGAGGCTGACGAGAAGGTGAGCCAACTGTCTTGGCcggtttggtttttggggggttttaagaattactttattttttcatcataGAACCACAATCAATTGAAGAAGGGATTTTGGTCTGGTGCAAATTGCGAAGGTATCCTTATTGGCCAGCAGTGGTAAGAACAGCTCACTGCCTTCTTAGGGTGATATTGCAAGGGGTCTGATAAGGAGCAGCTTACCGAGTGCTTGAGTATCTTTTGCCCTTCTTGACTTGTGTAGAGCTGGTAATGTTAAAGATCTTCCAGTAGATGTGTTCcaaaggtaataaaaataaatttgcatgtgacaaaagcatgtaaaaaatgaaaagtggtTAGTTCACATGTGTTTATATTGGAGCAGAGGACTACTACTGAGCTTTTGTGTCTTGTATCGTGAAGTAGGGTTGTTGCACCCAACAAACAGAGGAGGATGGGCCCTTGTGCACTAAcaaaaaatgcttcatttgGGTAACTTGCTATTCTTGCCACTTTAAACTTGAAGGAAGTTacacaaatatgaaaaattaagtaTGGGGTGTATTGTATAATATCTATgcaaaatgcttctgctttgtAAGAGTATTAGGATTCTGGGTTGCTAATGAGGCTATCCTTTCAACAGGTTAAATATGTGAAGCGGAAATACAGAAAGGCATGTGTGCTCTTAATAGAAGGAAATACAAATGACAAGACAAAAGGGTAAGTGCTGTGGATTCTAATCACGTCCCGaacattcagtttcttttaCGTGGCGTCCTGTACTCTCTTCCTGGTACAGGGCAATTACATTGTCAGTGAAAACTGAGTTTGATCTCAGAAGGAGGGACCAAGTAAGGTAGGGATTTGCAGGTATGCTTAATGCTGCCAGTTGGGACAGGCTGGCATTTTTGTGAACAGCTGACATTTatgtcaggaagaaaaaaaagggctgGGGACCCAGCTAGTGAGTTTTACATGCGGTACCTAAACTTTCTGGAAACACTCAAGGCTTGCcttgagttttgttttaaaaaacaggtaCTTCTCATTTGTTAAAAGATTCCATAACTTTAGCTTATTATGAAAACTGAAACTAGTAAAACCTGTGTTCCTGAATTCCCTATGAAATCTGGTTTTCAGGGAGATGTAGAATTGCAGTAAATAGAGAGGTGCAACTGAACTGCCTCTTTTCCCTAAACATGTTCCTTTGTTTCATCAAGTTTCTTGGTACCTCTTAAGAATCTGAAGCACTTTGATtgtaaagaaaagcaacacCTCATAGTAAGTACTACTGCTAACATGTAACTATAAGTTATACATGTGTTGGGAAAATCAAGTTGTATATACAATGTATAACTGATGGGGGGAGGGAGTGTGGTGCAGCGGGCTGGTCTGGGTGTTTCCACAGTTGTCTGTTCTCACTCCCTCTATtcaacaaagtaaaaaaaaaaaagaaacgttAATTCATGCTGCACAGGGTGGAGAATAATATGGGAGGGGTATCCCCTGACACCTTTCTCTGCCTTGGTGAGGCTGCTGCTCAGAATACCGCTGTATGTGGGAGGCAGGCATTGCTGAGGACTCTTGCTGTGTTCTCACTTGTGAGTTTTCTAAGCAGCTCTCATGCTGCATGACAAAGTGATGGCAGAAGTTGAATTTCAGGAGAATACAGAAGATGACAAGTAAACTTTGATTGATTATCGTTAGCTGTTGCCTGGTTAGTGTCCTAGACTTAAAAGCTGCAATGGGCtactttggttttggttttttaggaCTGTAAAtggcgt
This genomic window contains:
- the PWWP3A gene encoding PWWP domain-containing DNA repair factor 3A isoform X2, whose translation is MTDQEYVLCMWKEHLWPAKVLCKTGVAGKASVTNAKETFKVEIVGLAEQISVNCADAVPLKKECIENIASNLNQNNNSSDAVKELTYRRSLKIALDILNQNDSARQVPPSEEGPNTQLSQENNAEFLSSTHLRSCRSLFHSKDKPKPKASGMTKREQKNNPSLKTDTKEQTQKGSVILENAKAHESGTDPSRCGAGDLNNTSKSHSQNCKISESLPGQKKTKPSSLKKSKTSNEVSLVPKEEKSKQGRKGRRGAGSPISCRNDFPEDQGQLLAEEGSLLSVPCTSGTVVPVSRANSRGDPRRTLLDSSCKSALDDYEKSINSESESLAKPLNRSEKPVSLKWNDGDQQISATVSSYRKTNCPGSSSRGMCSESFPSLLMESSDLPSEALPSESLFCLSALVDEEEDDEELPSVLSHQEPQSIEEGILVWCKLRRYPYWPAVVKYVKRKYRKACVLLIEGNTNDKTKGFLVPLKNLKHFDCKEKQHLIEQAKEDYRQEIEWCIRLISDYRIRVGCHSFTGSFLEYFAADISYPVRKEGYQRLVQMTFPNIADEHIEEYVEETSPRKPSKKLLPDRTRAARDKANKKIVEFIVKMKGAEEHLLAILKSRKQSRWLKEFLNSSQYVTCIETYLEDEEQLDLVVNYLKEVYHETHSKNLHQINGDGIKFISDVLLPEAIIYAISVVDDIDYKKAEEKYIKGPSVSKREREIFDEEIIGRKKWKTKPASADST
- the PWWP3A gene encoding PWWP domain-containing DNA repair factor 3A isoform X1; translation: MTDQEYVLCMWKEHLWPAKVLCKTGVAGKASVTNAKETFKVEIVGLAEQISVNCADAVPLKKECIENIASNLNQNNNSSDAVKELTYRRSLKIALDILNQNDSARQVPPSEEGPNTQLSQENNAEFLSSTHLRSCRSLFHSKDKPKPKASGMTKREQKNNPSLKTDTKEQTQKGSVILENAKAHESGTDPSRCGAGDLNNTSKSHSQNCKISESLPGQKKTKPSSLKKSKTSNEVSLVPKEEKSKQGRKGRRGAGSPISCRNDFPEDQGQLLAEEGSLLSVPCTSGTVVPVSRANSRGDPRRTLLDSSCKSALDDYEKSINSESESLAKPLNRSEKPVSLKWNDGDQQISATVSSYRKTNCPGSSSRGMCSESFPSLCKEEEKKTLYMVMNKVKQFQLPDFEEDEVMESSDLPSEALPSESLFCLSALVDEEEDDEELPSVLSHQEPQSIEEGILVWCKLRRYPYWPAVVKYVKRKYRKACVLLIEGNTNDKTKGFLVPLKNLKHFDCKEKQHLIEQAKEDYRQEIEWCIRLISDYRIRVGCHSFTGSFLEYFAADISYPVRKEGYQRLVQMTFPNIADEHIEEYVEETSPRKPSKKLLPDRTRAARDKANKKIVEFIVKMKGAEEHLLAILKSRKQSRWLKEFLNSSQYVTCIETYLEDEEQLDLVVNYLKEVYHETHSKNLHQINGDGIKFISDVLLPEAIIYAISVVDDIDYKKAEEKYIKGPSVSKREREIFDEEIIGRKKWKTKPASADST